The segment TTCAGTTTCTTAATATTCTAACAAACGAAAAATCAAGGTAGCTTGCTATTTTTTCCACTCTCCATTTATTAGATTGCTTAATACCTGGCAAGAATCTATTTTGAATCATTAAATAAGAATTATCTCTCAATTGATGAACAGCTGGGTCGTAATGAAAATAATTAGGAAGATAAAACTCGAGCAAAGTTCGTGCTTTAGTATTACTATCAGCGCCTAAAATATACACCACTTCAGTTTGTAATATTTTTTCAACTTGTGGAATTTTTGTGAACTTTTTTATTGCTTGATTAGGGTTTCCAATAAAACCAAATGAATATAAAATACTTAATGATAAGGTTTGCAGTGATAGAATAAAAGCAATAGATAACAAGAAATACTTTTTGAAATCTCTATCGAGGATAATAACTATTGAAGAAATAATATTAGCGACACCTAAAATAATTACTGCCATGTATATTTGCTTTGGATAGTATAATTCATAAGGTATTATTGAAAAAATAGTTAATAAGCATATAGATAGCACTATTAGTCCAAAGGAGAACAAGACAAAAGCTGTCAAAAGTCTAAAGCGCTTGCTTTCTATAGGATTATTAGAAGAGATTAAAGAATTAATTGAAAAGCCTGCTAGTAGAGAAATTAAGGGAGCCATGATTATGGCATAGTGACTCAAGGCCGTAGAAAAAGACATTAGAAATATCAATATTATTAAAGGGAATAAAATAAGTATTGCCTTTAACTTTTTATGCGAAGAGATATTGATTTTCTTAAAGCCATATAAAGCTAAAAAGCTTGAGGGATATAATAAAAAAAATAGGATTAAGGGATAATATATAATGCCCTTAAACAATCCACCACCCAAAGACTTTCTTCTTGCGAAATCAAAAATCTCTAGAATAGCTTCAATCCCATACTGTTGGTATGCATAAAAAAGACTGATTAAAACAGGAATTAATCCTATTAAGATGCCTAAACTAAAATAATAGAATATCTTTTTTCTATGCTCAATTAGTGATAAGTATATATAAGGACTAAGCGCAACGATTGGCAATATAGTCATAAAACTTCTGACGCCAAAAGCAAAGGAAAATGAAGCTCCTGCTAAAAACCAGCTAAGGGAATGATTATATAAGTTTTTACTATCTACATATCTATTACTACGCACTATCATATATATGGAAAATAAATTAAAGAAAACAAAAGAAATATCTGGGCTTGCATAATGGCTATATTGAAACCATAATGGCATTGATTGCAATATTATTGCTGAGTAAAATGCTGATCGTTTGTCGAACAGTAAATAACCTATTTTATATATAATTATTGAGCAAAATATTGAAAATATAGCACTTGGGAGCCTAGCGGCAAACTCTCCTACCCCAAATATTTTCA is part of the Prochlorococcus marinus str. MIT 0919 genome and harbors:
- a CDS encoding ArnT family glycosyltransferase; amino-acid sequence: MINKLTNQEHKPYQNAINKYLKVNSFKLDNYLLIIIFICIIFTFGCLLNENTQSFFAHDEGLYARRAKLILDTGNWFAPFETAHHKTIGSYWLIALSMKIFGVGEFAARLPSAIFSIFCSIIIYKIGYLLFDKRSAFYSAIILQSMPLWFQYSHYASPDISFVFFNLFSIYMIVRSNRYVDSKNLYNHSLSWFLAGASFSFAFGVRSFMTILPIVALSPYIYLSLIEHRKKIFYYFSLGILIGLIPVLISLFYAYQQYGIEAILEIFDFARRKSLGGGLFKGIIYYPLILFFLLYPSSFLALYGFKKINISSHKKLKAILILFPLIILIFLMSFSTALSHYAIIMAPLISLLAGFSINSLISSNNPIESKRFRLLTAFVLFSFGLIVLSICLLTIFSIIPYELYYPKQIYMAVIILGVANIISSIVIILDRDFKKYFLLSIAFILSLQTLSLSILYSFGFIGNPNQAIKKFTKIPQVEKILQTEVVYILGADSNTKARTLLEFYLPNYFHYDPAVHQLRDNSYLMIQNRFLPGIKQSNKWRVEKIASYLDFSFVRILRN